A genomic stretch from Natronomonas gomsonensis includes:
- a CDS encoding NAD(P)/FAD-dependent oxidoreductase, translating to MTDDVVVLGSGYAGTGAVKRLESELDGEADITWVSDVDHHLVLHESHRCIRNPEVQEKITFSVSEIKSPSTRFVQGRVEGIDTEDRQITLDDDSTIDYDYLLVGFGSQTAFFGIDGLEEHSLTLKTLDDALEIHEAITEAAREASRNDPAQVIVGGAGLSGIQSAGEIAEFRDKHRAPLDIHLVEGLDNVFPNNDPVVQAKLRKLLEEKDVEIHTGEFIGEVDEETVYVGDETELDYDVLLWTGGITGQDAAETAEVDKDERSNRIESASNFQTSDERIFALGDAALIDQPGQEQPAPPTAQAAWQAAEVAGENIARTIRGQPLKEWEYDDKGTLISVGSKAVAHDVKGLPVDTFGGPAAKALKKTVAARWIKTVNGFADAAKAFPDM from the coding sequence ATGACGGACGACGTCGTCGTGCTCGGGTCCGGCTATGCCGGCACCGGCGCGGTCAAACGGCTCGAATCGGAACTCGACGGAGAGGCAGACATTACGTGGGTGTCAGACGTCGACCACCACCTTGTTCTCCACGAATCCCACCGCTGTATCCGCAATCCAGAGGTACAGGAGAAGATCACGTTCTCGGTGTCGGAAATCAAGTCGCCGTCGACCCGGTTCGTACAGGGCCGCGTCGAGGGAATCGACACCGAGGACCGTCAGATTACGCTCGACGACGACTCGACCATCGACTACGACTACCTCCTCGTCGGATTTGGCTCCCAGACTGCCTTCTTCGGTATCGACGGCCTCGAAGAACACTCACTGACGCTGAAGACGCTCGACGACGCCCTCGAAATCCACGAGGCCATCACCGAGGCTGCCCGGGAAGCCTCGCGGAACGACCCCGCACAGGTCATCGTCGGCGGTGCCGGCCTCTCCGGCATCCAGTCCGCCGGCGAAATCGCGGAGTTCCGAGACAAACACCGCGCCCCGCTCGACATCCACCTCGTCGAGGGCCTCGACAACGTCTTCCCGAACAACGACCCCGTCGTGCAGGCGAAACTCCGCAAACTGCTCGAAGAGAAGGACGTCGAGATTCACACCGGCGAGTTCATCGGCGAGGTCGACGAGGAAACCGTCTACGTCGGCGACGAGACGGAACTCGACTACGATGTGCTGCTGTGGACCGGCGGTATCACCGGCCAAGACGCCGCCGAGACGGCCGAGGTCGACAAGGACGAACGGAGCAACCGCATCGAGTCCGCCTCGAACTTCCAGACCTCCGACGAGCGCATCTTCGCCCTCGGCGACGCCGCGCTCATCGACCAGCCCGGACAGGAACAACCCGCACCGCCGACCGCACAGGCCGCCTGGCAGGCCGCCGAGGTCGCCGGCGAGAACATCGCCCGCACCATCCGCGGCCAGCCGCTGAAGGAGTGGGAGTACGACGACAAGGGGACGCTCATCTCCGTCGGCAGCAAGGCCGTCGCCCACGACGTGAAGGGACTGCCTGTCGACACCTTCGGCGGCCCCGCCGCAAAGGCGCTGAAAAAGACGGTCGCCGCACGCTGGATTAAGACGGTCAATGGGTTCGCCGACGCCGCAAAAGCGTTCCCGGACATGTAA
- a CDS encoding Rrf2 family transcriptional regulator, protein MSSIELTPSQKTILQELINLHRESESAVKGEDIAEQVDRNPGTIRNQMQSLKALQLVEGVPGPKGGYKPTANAYDALKIQEMDQAADVPFRHDGELIESANVQEIDLTSVHHPELCRAEIKLQGSIADFSEGDDITVGPTPLSRLLIAGTIEGKDDTNNSLILTIDKMEAPAGNEEAAH, encoded by the coding sequence ATGTCATCAATCGAGCTCACCCCCAGTCAGAAGACGATTCTTCAGGAGCTCATCAACCTTCACCGTGAGTCCGAAAGCGCCGTCAAGGGGGAAGACATTGCCGAACAGGTAGACAGAAACCCCGGGACGATTCGCAACCAGATGCAGAGTCTCAAGGCGCTCCAGTTGGTCGAAGGTGTACCCGGACCGAAAGGCGGCTACAAGCCTACAGCGAACGCCTACGACGCGCTGAAGATACAGGAGATGGACCAAGCGGCGGACGTCCCCTTCCGACACGACGGCGAACTCATCGAGAGTGCGAACGTCCAAGAAATCGACCTCACGAGCGTCCACCACCCCGAGTTGTGCCGTGCCGAAATCAAACTGCAGGGCTCCATCGCCGATTTCAGCGAGGGTGACGACATCACCGTCGGGCCGACTCCGCTGTCGCGACTCCTCATCGCGGGAACCATCGAGGGCAAAGACGACACGAACAACAGCCTCATCCTTACCATCGACAAGATGGAGGCACCGGCGGGCAACGAAGAGGCCGCCCACTGA
- the rocF gene encoding arginase, whose translation MDLRVIGAPMDLGADRRGVDMGPSAIRYAGLADTVRDVGLSYDDAGDLPVPRPEGRDPNAETPGEGRAKYLRETRWVCRRVESAVADAIDDGDLPLVLGGDHSIAIGSVGGASADQDIGILWLDAHGDFNTPETSPSGNVHGMPVAAMLGRGAFAEKRWANADIDEENIAMVGLRDIDEKERHAIRDSDVTAFTMSHIDNRGLVPVIEDAIAAALDGVDALHVSLDMDILDPDEAPGVGTPVRGGVTYREAHAAMELIADTGAVRSMEVVEVNPILDSHNRTAELAVELIASGLGKVIL comes from the coding sequence ATGGACCTCCGAGTAATCGGTGCGCCGATGGACCTCGGTGCGGACCGACGTGGCGTCGACATGGGGCCGTCGGCGATTCGGTACGCTGGTCTCGCCGATACCGTCCGAGACGTCGGCCTTTCCTACGACGATGCCGGTGACCTGCCCGTCCCGCGACCAGAGGGTCGAGACCCGAACGCCGAAACGCCGGGAGAGGGCCGAGCGAAGTACCTCCGAGAGACGCGTTGGGTGTGTCGCCGCGTCGAGAGCGCCGTCGCCGACGCCATCGACGACGGCGACCTCCCTTTGGTCCTCGGCGGCGACCACTCCATCGCTATCGGCAGCGTCGGTGGGGCGAGCGCGGACCAGGACATCGGCATCCTCTGGCTCGACGCCCACGGCGATTTCAACACGCCGGAAACGTCCCCGAGCGGGAACGTCCACGGGATGCCTGTGGCGGCCATGCTCGGACGTGGGGCGTTCGCCGAGAAGCGGTGGGCCAACGCCGACATCGACGAGGAGAACATCGCGATGGTCGGTCTCCGAGATATCGATGAAAAGGAGCGCCACGCCATCCGTGACAGCGACGTGACGGCGTTCACGATGAGCCACATCGACAACCGGGGGCTCGTCCCGGTCATCGAGGATGCCATCGCCGCGGCGCTCGACGGAGTCGACGCGCTGCACGTCAGCCTCGATATGGACATTCTCGACCCTGACGAGGCCCCCGGCGTCGGGACACCCGTTCGTGGCGGCGTCACGTACAGAGAGGCACACGCCGCGATGGAACTCATCGCCGATACCGGTGCCGTCCGGTCGATGGAGGTCGTCGAGGTCAACCCCATCCTCGATTCACACAACAGAACTGCGGAGTTGGCTGTCGAGTTAATCGCGAGTGGCCTCGGAAAAGTGATTCTCTGA